In Cytobacillus oceanisediminis, the following proteins share a genomic window:
- a CDS encoding aliphatic sulfonate ABC transporter substrate-binding protein produces MKKAILWVAVLFTLTGLLAGCGSSEKSSGEEDKIVIGYFPNINHVPAMVAKDQGYFEEQLGDGTKVEYKTFAEGGSFMTALKTGDIDAGLVGPGPAMNNFSTGADVKIIAGASTGGTVVLAREGVEINSLEDFEGKTFITPGVGCTHDVQYETYLEEAGITSARIGGTMKHLTGNPAQYASMLKTGKVDIAVAPEPWAAVIEQETNAEVVIGWDEVSFGETLPASVLVATGDAVKNSPEKVQKIVDAHKDAVKFIEENPEEAKAITIKDIKEVTGQELEKEVVDRAWERIGFTYDVDADTIQEFADSSYTLKFLKDKPEFSELIANNFIK; encoded by the coding sequence ATGAAAAAGGCTATTTTATGGGTTGCTGTATTATTTACTTTAACCGGGCTGCTTGCCGGCTGCGGATCATCTGAGAAGAGCAGCGGTGAAGAAGACAAGATTGTCATCGGTTATTTCCCGAATATCAATCATGTGCCAGCAATGGTTGCGAAAGATCAAGGCTATTTTGAAGAACAGCTTGGAGATGGAACTAAAGTAGAATACAAGACATTTGCTGAAGGCGGTTCATTCATGACTGCCCTGAAAACAGGCGACATTGATGCAGGTCTTGTAGGACCTGGACCAGCAATGAACAACTTCTCAACTGGGGCTGATGTTAAAATTATCGCCGGTGCCTCAACTGGCGGAACAGTTGTCCTTGCCAGAGAAGGTGTAGAAATTAACTCACTTGAAGACTTCGAGGGAAAAACGTTCATTACACCTGGCGTGGGCTGCACACATGATGTCCAGTATGAAACATATCTTGAAGAAGCCGGCATCACTTCAGCTCGCATCGGCGGTACCATGAAGCATTTAACAGGCAACCCTGCACAATATGCAAGTATGCTGAAAACAGGTAAAGTTGATATTGCAGTTGCTCCCGAACCATGGGCAGCTGTCATTGAACAGGAAACAAACGCTGAAGTCGTAATTGGCTGGGATGAAGTTTCCTTCGGTGAAACACTTCCGGCATCAGTATTGGTTGCAACTGGCGATGCTGTGAAGAACAGCCCGGAAAAAGTACAGAAAATCGTTGATGCACATAAAGATGCAGTTAAATTTATCGAAGAAAATCCTGAAGAAGCAAAAGCAATTACAATCAAAGACATTAAAGAAGTAACTGGCCAGGAACTGGAAAAAGAAGTCGTAGACCGCGCATGGGAAAGAATTGGGTTCACTTACGATGTTGATGCAGACACAATCCAGGAATTTGCAGATTCATCCTACACTTTAAAATTCCTGAAAGATAAACCTGAATTCAGTGAACTGATTGCGAACAACTTTATTAAATAA
- the trpA gene encoding tryptophan synthase subunit alpha, whose product MNRVEKVFQSLQQNNEKAFVPYIMAGDGGLETLAEKITFLEKAGATAIEIGIPFSDPVADGPVIQQAGIRALEAGTTLRGVLAKIAEIRPIVHIPLIFMTYMNPIMAYGIGNFISDASRSGVDGLILPDLPAEEEEIIAPIAERAGIEIIRLVTLTSPLERIQAIASKGKGFLYAVTVNGITGARKEFKEELGKHLKNVKDVSPIPVLAGFGISEPDHVKEMNQHCDGVIVGSKIIELFQSGELAKVEELIASSKIEEIKL is encoded by the coding sequence ATGAACCGGGTTGAAAAAGTTTTTCAGAGCCTACAGCAAAACAACGAAAAAGCATTTGTGCCATATATAATGGCCGGGGATGGAGGCTTAGAGACACTGGCCGAGAAAATCACTTTCCTCGAAAAAGCGGGAGCAACTGCCATTGAAATTGGGATTCCGTTTTCGGATCCGGTTGCCGATGGGCCAGTAATCCAGCAAGCTGGCATTCGAGCATTAGAAGCCGGAACAACACTTAGAGGCGTCTTAGCTAAAATTGCGGAAATCCGGCCTATTGTTCACATCCCGCTTATCTTTATGACATACATGAATCCGATCATGGCCTATGGCATTGGCAACTTTATTTCTGATGCCTCCAGGTCTGGGGTAGACGGCTTGATATTGCCTGATCTTCCTGCAGAAGAAGAGGAGATAATTGCACCAATCGCAGAGAGAGCTGGAATCGAAATCATCCGGCTTGTGACCTTAACCAGTCCACTAGAGCGGATCCAGGCTATTGCGAGCAAGGGGAAAGGCTTTTTATACGCTGTAACGGTTAATGGCATCACAGGTGCAAGAAAAGAATTTAAAGAGGAGCTCGGAAAGCATTTGAAGAATGTTAAAGATGTAAGTCCGATACCAGTATTGGCGGGATTTGGAATTTCTGAACCAGATCATGTAAAAGAAATGAATCAGCATTGTGACGGGGTAATCGTTGGAAGCAAGATCATAGAACTGTTTCAAAGCGGTGAGTTAGCAAAAGTTGAAGAGCTGATCGCTTCATCTAAAATAGAAGAAATTAAATTGTGA
- a CDS encoding ABC transporter permease, translating into MQTAIKRIIFFAAIIAFWEIGSRLELWHPLIFPSLSSVFSALVEGFQDKTLIYDLIASFKRLAVGLTISLIIGTLIGILLGKSKTADETLGAVILALQSVPSIVWLPIAIMWFGLNEKAVIFVTILGGTFVMALNMRTGIKNVSPLYIKAAQTMGANGIDLFTRVIFPASIPYVVTGSRLAWAFAWRALMAGELLSTGPGLGYTLRYASDFGRMDIVIGVMIIIGAIGMIVDQFIFQRIEKSVIKKWGLES; encoded by the coding sequence ATGCAAACAGCCATTAAAAGGATCATATTTTTTGCAGCCATCATTGCATTTTGGGAAATTGGATCACGGCTAGAGCTTTGGCATCCTCTGATTTTCCCTTCCCTGTCCAGTGTATTCAGTGCTCTTGTTGAAGGGTTTCAGGATAAAACTCTCATCTATGATTTAATCGCCAGTTTTAAGCGGCTCGCAGTCGGTTTAACTATCAGCCTTATTATTGGGACTCTGATTGGAATTCTTTTGGGAAAATCCAAAACAGCTGATGAAACACTGGGTGCAGTCATCCTCGCCTTGCAAAGTGTTCCCAGCATCGTCTGGCTGCCGATCGCGATTATGTGGTTTGGCTTAAATGAAAAGGCTGTTATTTTTGTAACCATACTTGGCGGTACATTTGTTATGGCTCTGAACATGCGAACAGGGATTAAAAATGTTTCACCATTATATATCAAGGCAGCTCAGACAATGGGTGCGAATGGAATTGACTTATTCACAAGAGTCATCTTTCCAGCATCAATTCCATACGTTGTCACTGGTTCACGTCTTGCCTGGGCATTTGCCTGGCGCGCACTGATGGCCGGTGAGCTTTTAAGCACAGGACCAGGATTGGGCTACACACTTCGATATGCTTCAGACTTTGGAAGAATGGACATTGTGATAGGTGTCATGATTATTATTGGAGCTATTGGAATGATTGTTGACCAATTCATCTTCCAGCGCATTGAAAAATCAGTCATAAAAAAATGGGGACTTGAGTCTTAA
- a CDS encoding ABC transporter ATP-binding protein, with protein MFIEINDVNKQYSDKENRPVDVLKDINLSIEKGQFVSILGPSGCGKSTLLSIVAGLTKTTSGQIQIDGKTIIKPGKDRGMVFQQAALFPWLTVMENVTFPLKKEMKKKDAEETALKYLQMVQLGKYISHYPHELSGGMQQRVAIARALAMNPETLLMDEPFGALDEQTRSRLHGQLENIWTETKKTILFVTHSISESIKLSDRIIVMGTKPGIILQDITVDIPRPREEHKKEMLEIEDHIMKYLKKEIDKVVSEELQYANSH; from the coding sequence ATGTTCATTGAGATAAACGATGTGAATAAACAATATAGCGATAAAGAAAATCGTCCTGTTGACGTCCTGAAAGATATTAATTTATCCATTGAAAAAGGCCAGTTTGTTTCAATTTTAGGCCCTTCAGGATGCGGAAAGTCAACACTTCTTTCAATCGTCGCAGGGCTGACTAAAACAACTTCAGGCCAAATTCAAATTGATGGAAAAACCATAATAAAACCCGGAAAAGACAGGGGAATGGTTTTCCAGCAGGCAGCCTTATTCCCTTGGCTGACAGTCATGGAAAATGTCACGTTTCCACTGAAAAAAGAAATGAAGAAGAAGGATGCAGAGGAAACAGCACTTAAATATCTGCAAATGGTTCAGCTGGGAAAATATATATCCCATTATCCTCATGAACTTTCTGGAGGAATGCAGCAGAGGGTCGCGATTGCGAGAGCGCTTGCGATGAACCCGGAAACACTATTAATGGATGAACCATTCGGAGCTCTTGATGAACAGACCCGTTCGCGTCTGCACGGACAGCTGGAAAACATCTGGACTGAGACAAAGAAAACCATTCTTTTTGTTACTCATAGCATCTCAGAATCTATTAAACTCTCAGATCGAATCATAGTTATGGGAACAAAGCCGGGAATCATTTTACAGGATATAACGGTTGACATACCCAGACCCCGTGAGGAACACAAAAAAGAAATGCTTGAGATTGAAGACCACATTATGAAATACCTGAAGAAGGAAATTGATAAAGTTGTAAGTGAGGAACTCCAATATGCAAACAGCCATTAA
- the trpB gene encoding tryptophan synthase subunit beta has product MNAAYTLPDERGHFGEFGGRYVPETLMQAILELEEEYKKAQADEGFQKELQALLKDYVGRETPLYFAENLTKYAGGAKVYLKREDLNHTGAHKINNSLGQALLALRMGKRKIVAETGAGQHGVATATACALLNLECIIFMGEEDIRRQQLNVFRMELLGAKVVGVKSGSATLKDAVNEALRYWVTNVEDTHYILGSVMGPHPFPMIVRDFQSVIGNETKEQYLEKEGKLPDAVVACIGGGSNSMGMFYPFIKDETVRMIGVEAAGLGTDTEKHAASLTKGTPGVLHGALMYLLQDEHGQIQEAHSISAGLDYPGVGPEHSYLKDSGRAEYESITDDEALDALKLLCKLEGIIPALESSHAVAYALKLAPQMKKDEGLVICLSGRGDKDVETVRAKLGGKGQ; this is encoded by the coding sequence CATTCTTGAATTGGAAGAGGAGTATAAGAAAGCGCAAGCTGATGAAGGTTTTCAGAAAGAGCTGCAGGCTTTGCTGAAAGACTATGTCGGACGTGAAACTCCTCTTTATTTTGCGGAGAACCTCACAAAATACGCCGGCGGTGCGAAGGTCTATCTTAAAAGAGAAGATTTGAATCATACAGGTGCCCATAAAATAAACAACTCACTGGGCCAGGCTCTATTGGCGCTGCGAATGGGAAAAAGAAAAATAGTAGCTGAGACGGGTGCAGGGCAGCATGGAGTCGCAACAGCAACTGCATGTGCGCTTTTAAATCTTGAATGCATTATTTTTATGGGTGAAGAGGACATTAGGAGACAGCAGCTGAACGTATTCAGAATGGAACTGCTTGGAGCGAAGGTTGTCGGGGTAAAATCGGGAAGTGCCACATTAAAAGATGCAGTCAACGAAGCACTCCGCTACTGGGTGACAAATGTCGAGGATACACATTACATCCTTGGCTCTGTCATGGGACCTCATCCTTTTCCTATGATTGTACGGGATTTTCAAAGTGTTATCGGAAATGAGACCAAGGAGCAATACCTTGAAAAAGAAGGTAAGCTCCCTGATGCAGTTGTAGCCTGTATTGGCGGAGGAAGCAATTCAATGGGAATGTTCTATCCTTTCATAAAAGATGAAACTGTCCGCATGATTGGGGTGGAGGCGGCTGGATTGGGAACAGATACTGAGAAACATGCCGCATCTTTAACAAAAGGAACTCCTGGAGTTCTTCATGGGGCATTAATGTACTTGCTTCAGGACGAACACGGACAAATTCAGGAGGCCCATTCCATCTCAGCTGGGCTTGATTATCCCGGAGTTGGCCCGGAACACAGCTATTTGAAAGACAGCGGAAGAGCCGAGTATGAATCCATCACAGACGATGAGGCGCTAGATGCGTTAAAGCTTTTATGCAAACTGGAAGGCATTATCCCTGCGCTGGAAAGCTCCCATGCCGTTGCCTATGCATTAAAGCTTGCACCGCAAATGAAAAAAGACGAAGGTCTTGTCATCTGTTTATCCGGCAGAGGAGATAAAGATGTAGAAACTGTAAGAGCAAAATTAGGAGGGAAAGGACAATGA